The following proteins are encoded in a genomic region of Cercospora beticola chromosome 8, complete sequence:
- a CDS encoding uncharacterized protein (antiSMASH:Cluster_7), producing the protein MYIGGGLGPFRHPPVHETITLAALIHSEFKLDPATTYLNLILEKQADILEFLRGIVWNDDPSNLLFNNQGWFNPSNENYSRGIGKDWAVQFADGAIFDADCTKDGWLGHKNLIARSHFGDLQFLHSMADAPGEAPEETKRKIMMWLQIMYRVALGEITNEVKLRDIKTIGDGTETTYPLRDLFDEGTIPNENDTVNTLLTTNGTYRKVMHDRRALGSCLHLIQDSYARGHCHRELLSDSIPRRYGRIVNFHSFRGQNAEEHQKYDFGDKEFDNVNVSDISVYEDMDGCTDAVHASTKLIDFWMRKAPWDEVREWLEDEVFAISPDVTPSNTRVD; encoded by the coding sequence ATGTACATTGGCGGCGGCCTGGGGCCGTTCAGGCATCCTCCTGTCCATGAGACAATCACGCTGGCAGCATTGATACACTCCGAGTTCAAGCTCGATCCAGCGACAACATACCTCAATCTGATTCTTGAAAAACAAGCCGATATTTTGGAGTTCCTGCGCGGGATTGTTTGGAACGATGATCCTTCAAATCTGCTGTTCAACAACCAAGGGTGGTTCAATCCGAGCAATGAGAACTACAGTCGTGGCATCGGGAAAGACTGGGCAGTGCAGTTCGCCGATGGCGCTATCTTTGATGCCGACTGCACGAAGGATGGATGGCTAGGGCACAAGAATCTCATCGCGCGATCACATTTCGGGGATTTGCAATTCCTACACAGCATGGCCGATGCTCCAGGAGAAGCCCCCGAAGAGACGAAACGGAAGATCATGATGTGGCTCCAGATCATGTATCGGGTTGCTCTGGGCGAGATCACCAACGAAGTGAAGCTTCGCGACATCAAGACCATAGGTGATGGAACTGAGACGACGTACCCGCTACGCGACCTTTTTGATGAGGGAACAATACCGAATGAGAATGACACGGTCAACACGCTGCTCACAACGAACGGCACGTATCGAAAAGTGATGCATGATCGCCGTGCATTGGGGAGTTGCTTGCACCTCATTCAGGACTCATATGCTCGCGGCCATTGCCATCGCGAATTGCTCTCTGACAGCATCCCTAGACGTTATGGAAGGATCGTGAATTTCCACTCTTTTCGAGGCCAGAATGCGGAGGAGCATCAGAAGTACGATTTTGGAGACAAAGAGTTCGACAATGTCAACGTCTCTGATATCTCAGTGTACGAAGACATGGATGGGTGCACTGATGCTGTACATGCAAGCACAAAACTGATCGATTTCTGGATGAGAAAGGCTCCATGGGACGAAGTACGAGAATGGCTGGAGGATGAAGTCTTTGCGATTTCTCCTGATGTCACACCTTCAAACACGAGAGTCGACTAG